AAACCACTTAAGAGATATATTGTGAGTCACTTGGTTAGGTTTAACTCCATCAATCTCCATTTGATCCATTAACTTCCTAGCCTCCAAACTAAACCCCGATTTGAAACACCCATCAATCAATGTATTGTAAGTAACCACATCTGGCTGTAACTTCAAATGCTTCATCTCATCCACTAATTCAAGAGCTTCCCTGATACTACCGGCATTGCAAAGCCCATTGATCAACATATTATAAGTCCAAAGATCCGGTAACATGTTTGTTTGCTTCATCAGCTCCACAATCTGAAATGCTTCTTTCAACGAACCCAGCTTACAGTAACCATACACTAAATTATTGTAAGTAACCCTATTTGGCACCAATCCATGCTTCTTCATATCCAACAACAGTTCCTTAACATCATTCAAACGCCCTTTCTTAGACATTGCTTTCAGAATCGTATTGTAAGTAACATTATCAGGATTCACATTGAACTCACTAACCATCCTCTCTAACATTCCTACAGCATCATCAAGCTTGCCTTCTAAGCAATACCCATTAACCAAAACATTGAAAGTTATCACATTTACGGAAACACCAAGCTTAACCATATCATCAAACAGTTCTCTAGCACTCGAGATAGAGAAGGTAGAAGGGTACCTAACTAAACCAAGGAGAAGCGTGTTGCAAGTGAGCAGATTTGGTTTGTGCTTTAACCGAGCCATCTTCTGAAAGATCTGTAACGCGACGTGAGGCTTTCCAGCATGAAGATACGCACTGAGAGCAATGTCGAATAGAGCCTTAGAGGGACGAGGCGAGAGATGAAGATTCGGGTGAAGGAGAGAGttgcaaagagagagagatgcatcAGAGGTGCGTATGTAGGAGACGAGAAGAGACTTGGCGTCGGCGAATTTGTGGTGAGAGATAAGAGAACGGACGACGGTGAGAAGGGGAAGAGGTGAATCCGATGGAAATGATTCTGGAATTGAAGTCTGAGCCCATTGGAAGAAGGAGACTAGGGTTTCGGGTTTCTTAGCgagtgaaggagaagagaggagagaggtAAGGAGAGGCTGTGTGATTTGAGGGATGTagggatttagggtttcgagcAAATGGGTTTTTTCTGATGTGAGGATTGATGTTAGGGTTTTTAGTAATTGAGATTCCGGTGGCTTCAAAGTCGCCATTTTTGTTGGCAAACAGTGGAATTGATTGCATCgtctccaagaagaagaagaagaaatgaagctTTTCACAGTGATGGCTAAAACAGTAATGTGTAAGATAAACCGGGATTACACTGAACCGGAAATTGTAGACCCgattttt
The Camelina sativa cultivar DH55 chromosome 15, Cs, whole genome shotgun sequence DNA segment above includes these coding regions:
- the LOC104748771 gene encoding pentatricopeptide repeat-containing protein At2g16880: MATLKPPESQLLKTLTSILTSEKTHLLETLNPYIPQITQPLLTSLLSSPSLAKKPETLVSFFQWAQTSIPESFPSDSPLPLLTVVRSLISHHKFADAKSLLVSYIRTSDASLSLCNSLLHPNLHLSPRPSKALFDIALSAYLHAGKPHVALQIFQKMARLKHKPNLLTCNTLLLGLVRYPSTFSISSARELFDDMVKLGVSVNVITFNVLVNGYCLEGKLDDAVGMLERMVSEFNVNPDNVTYNTILKAMSKKGRLNDVKELLLDMKKHGLVPNRVTYNNLVYGYCKLGSLKEAFQIVELMKQTNMLPDLWTYNMLINGLCNAGSIREALELVDEMKHLKLQPDVVTYNTLIDGCFKSGFSLEARKLMDQMEIDGVKPNQVTHNISLKWFCKEEQREVVTRKVKELVEVHGFSPDRVTYHTLIKAYLKVGDLSGALEMMREMGQKGFKMNTITLNTILDALCKERKPDDAYNLLNSACKRGYIVDEVSYGTLITGYFREEKVEKALEMWDEMKKTKITPTVSTFNSLIGGLCHHGKTELAMEKFDELAGSGLLPDDSTFNSIILGYCKEGRVEKAFEFYNESIKHSFKPDNYTCNILLNGLCKEGMTEKALNFFNTLIEEREVDTVTYNTMISAFCKDKKLKEAYDLLSEMEGKGLEPDRFTYNSIITSLMEDGKLSEADELLAKISEKFGSMKQNLQAETENNQTTSESKEELNTETIAYSDVINELCSRGRLKGHSIS